The Argopecten irradians isolate NY chromosome 16, Ai_NY, whole genome shotgun sequence genome window below encodes:
- the LOC138310835 gene encoding TGF-beta receptor type-1-like — translation MLSKKMDICYVVLPLLLIVSCGFESTSGLKCYCTDCKDGMCDAGEGGRCVTSITKMGGTRPDKKSYRCLTEAKMHIRVQEGKMHGDTPHCMVSAIKKQENYIECCSDSNFCNRDLNPTYAPATTIPTGDEDSEAKLQFGTAELVILIACPVLIVSILFMVLFFAYHQCQRNRHGYPLNDVSQETMPFVQQGQSSSTLREMMYEYSGSGSGLPLLVQRTIARQIQVRETIGKGRYGEVYRGRWRGENVAVKIFPSREERSWFREAEIYQTVMLRHENILGFIAADNKDNGTWTQLWLITDYHENGSLFDYLNRTVISVSGMLKLSLSASCGLAHLHMEIIGTEVHAGKPAIAHRDLKSKNILVKNNGTCCIADLGLAVRHDIATDSVDIAPNNRVGTKRYMAPEVLDESINMTHFESFKRADVYAFGLVLWEITRRCSVGGIVEEYQLPFYDMVQSDPSLEEMRKVVCDDKHRPAIPNRWHSHESLRVMARLMKECWYHNAAARLTTLRIKKTLASIANQEDMKI, via the exons ATGCTGTCGAAGAAAATGGATATTTGTTATGTTGTTTTACCCCTGTTATTAATCGTTTCTTGTGGCTTTGAATCCACTTCAG GACTGAAATGTTACTGCACAGACTGTAAGGATGGTATGTGTGACGCGGGTGAAGGAGGGCGATGTGTGACCTCTATAACAAAGATGGGCGGGACACGTCCAGACAAAAAAAGTTACAG ATGTCTGACGGAAGCCAAGATGCATATCCGAGTCCAGGAGGGGAAGATGCATGGCGACACCCCACACTGTATGGTGTCAGCCATAAAGAAGCAGGAGAACTACATAGAGTGCTGTTCAGACTCAAATTTCTGTAACAGAGATCTCAATCCAACTTATGCACCTGCTACCACAATCCCCACAGGAG ATGAGGATTCTGAAGCTAAGTTACAGTTTGGTACGGCAGAGCTTGTCATTCTCATTGCTTGCCCTGTACTCATCGTCTCCATTCTCTTCATGGTCCTCTTCTTCGCCTACCACCAGTGCCAACGTAATCGCCATGGATACCCCCTAAACGATGTGTCGCAGGAGACGATGCCATTTGTCCAGCAGGGCCAGTCGAGTAGTACGCTGCGTGAAATGATGTATGAATATTCTGGTTCGGGGTCAG GCCTACCCTTACTGGTACAGCGAACCATTGCTCGACAGATCCAGGTGAGAGAAACCATTGGAAAGGGCCGATATGGTGAGGTGTATAGAGGGCGCTGGCGAGGCGAGAATGTAGCAGTTAAGATTTTCCCATCCCGAGAGGAGAGGTCCTGGTTCAGGGAGGCTGAGATTTACCAGACGGTCATGTTGCGACACGAAAATATTCTTGGCTTTATAGCAGCAGATAACAAAG ACAATGGCACGTGGACCCAACTTTGGCTGATCACAGATTACCATGAGAATGGTTCCCTGTTTGATTACCTGAACCGTACTGTCATCAGCGTGTCCGGCATGCTGAAGTTGTCACTGTCAGCGTCCTGTGGGCTGGCTCACTTACACATGGAGATCATAGGCACAGAAG TGCATGCTGGGAAGCCTGCAATAGCCCATAGGGAtcttaaaagtaaaaatattctTGTGAAAAATAATGGCACCTGCTGCATAGCTGATCTGG GTTTGGCTGTAAGACACGATATAGCTACCGACTCCGTAGATATTGCCCCTAACAACCGTGTTGGCACCAAGAGATACATGGCTCCAGAAGTGCTGGATGAGTCCATCAACATGACACATTTTGAATCTTTTAAGCGTGCTGATGTTTATGCTTTTGGTCTCGTTCTTTGGGAGATTACAAGGAGGTGTTCTGTGGGAG GTATAGTAGAGGAGTACCAGCTGCCATTCTATGATATGGTCCAGTCTGATCCAAGTCTGGAAGAAATGAGAAAAGTTGTTTGTGACGATAAACATCGTCCAGCCATTCCTAACCGCTGGCACTCCCATGAG tcgCTGAGAGTTATGGCGCGCTTAATGAAGGAATGTTGGTACCACAACGCTGCAGCTCGACTAACTACGCTTCGT